The following proteins are co-located in the Arctopsyche grandis isolate Sample6627 chromosome 3, ASM5162203v2, whole genome shotgun sequence genome:
- the Rpn9 gene encoding regulatory particle non-ATPase 9, translating to MSAVGGSGSGGAGGAAPPQGDAADFLAERAAAAASSPLATHWAQLDEFYNKKLWHQLTLKLETFVRTPELQEDEQLISIYNRFISTFETKINPLSLIEIIAYVVRQYKNKKDAISFLEKFEPKVKNNGEALALCKVLQGQIYLEDLQDMESTKKIIEVLENTLEDADGVTSVHGRYYQLAAQYYRLEGSHALYYRAALRQLGCAGEDLGTPEERAQQAFFLGLAALLGDDIYNLGELLSHPIVESLKHTENAWLVEVVRAVDRGDVGAFENLRPRWSTVADLAAHEIRLRQKISLLRLMEMASNGLSDKRTFTFEEIAEKTRLSEDDVEPLVMKALAQKLVKGAIDQVSKEIRIQWVRPRAEERDSILALAYNIDHWRLNVSNAIKTLENMGKEIIADA from the exons ATGTCTGCAGTCGGTGGAAGCGGAagcgggggcgcggggggcgcagCGCCTCCTCAGGGCGACGCCGCAGACTTCCTGGCCGAGAGAGCCGCCGCTGCCGCCTCTTCACCCCTCGCCACACATTGGGCACAACTAGACGAATTCTACAACAAGAA ATTATGGCATCAATTGACGTTGAAATTGGAAACCTTTGTACGCACTCCGGAATTGCAAGAAGACGAACAACTCATCAGTATATACAACCGATTTATTTCAACTTTTGAAACAAA aATCAACCCTCTATCATTAATCGAAATCATAGCATACGTAGTacgacaatataaaaataaaaaggatgCTATAAGCTTCCTAGAAAAATTTGAACCTAAAGTTAAAAATAATGGAGAAGCGTTAGCTCTATGCAAG GTACTGCAAGGCCAGATATACTTGGAGGATCTACAAGACATGGAAAGCACAAAAAAGATCATCGAAGTGTTGGAGAACACTCTGGAAGACGCCGACGGTGTCACATCAGTACACGGACGATACTATCAGCTCGCCGCTCAATATTATCG TTTGGAAGGATCGCACGCTTTGTACTACAGAGCGGCACTGCGTCAGTTGGGTTGTGCCGGAGAAGATCTTGGCACTCCAGAAGAAAGGGCACAGCAGGCATTCTTCCTCGGCCTCGCTGCGCTGTTGGGCGATGATATTTACAATCTCGGAGAACTT TTATCACATCCAATTGTGGAGAGCTTGAAACATACAGAAAATGCATGGCTCGTAGAAGTTGTCCGAGCCGTGGATCGTGGAGATGTTGGAGCGTTCGAAAATCTCCGACCTCGCTGGTCGACAGTCGCCGATCTTGCAGCGCACGAAATTCGTCTCCGCCAAAAGATTTCTTTGCTCCGTTTGATGGAG ATGGCTTCCAATGGACTATCAGACAAGCGAACGTTTACTTTCGAAGAAATCGCCGAAAAGACTAGATTAAGTGAGGACGATGTAGAACCACTTGTGATGAAAGCTTTAGCCCAGAAACTCGTCAAAGGAGCTATCGACCAG GTATCGAAAGAAATCCGCATTCAATGGGTGAGACCGAGAGCTGAAGAACGAGATAGTATATTGGCACTCGCGTATAACATCGACCACTGGAGACTCAACGTATCGAATGCTATCAAgacgttagaaaatatgggaaAAGAAATTATCGCCGatgcataa